The window AAAGCCTTAGACGCTAAAAATTATGTCAAAGAAAGTAAGTATCAGTATTAACTGCCTAATGATGTTGAATTAGGCGCGTGAAATAGTGATTGTAAGCAATCAGTCGAATATCGGTCATCGAATATGCTTAATCGTATATGGTTGGGATAGGCTGACGCTTATGCTCAGTTCGGTTATAAATTTTCACTAAGGATTGTTCAACATTGCTGCTGACTGATTTGCCTTCGAGAAAATCATCAATTTGATCATAGCTTAAACCCAGTGCCGACTCATCCGCTTTTTGTGGGTTGAGGGTCTCAAGATCAGCAGTAGGGGCTTTTTCAATTAATGTATTTGGGCAGCCTAAAAAGCTGGCAATCTGCCTCACCTGTCGCTTGCTCAAGCCAAACAATGGGGCAATATCGCAGGCGCCGTCGCCCCATTTAGTATAAAACCCAGTAATATTTTCAGCAGAATGATCTGTGCCGAGCACCAAGCCGCCACCGGGCAAAAGGGCAGCCAGTTCATATTGCAAAACCATTCGTGTTCTTGCTTTAACATTACCTTTGGCGAAATCAATTTGGTGTTCGCTCTGCTGTTCAAGTAGGCCAAGTGACTGTAATGCTTCAGTGGTTTCTTGGTGGATGCTATCGGCGCCTTGCTTAACGTTGAGCGTGGTCGTTAAGCTTGGCTGAATAAAACCAATGGATAGTTGGGCGTCGTCTTCATCGAGTTGGCTGTCATAAGGAAGGCGTACCGCGACGAACTTGAAATCTGTGCAGTCTGCTGCGGTATTTAATTTATTGACGGCGAGCTGCGCTAAGCGGCCACAGGTAGCAGAATCAATGCCGCCGGAAATACCTAATACTAAGTTTTTACAGCCAGAGGCTTGAAGCTGGTCGGCAATGAATTGACTGCGTCGTTCAACCTCAGCGGCTGGGTCGATCTCAGGTAAAACACGCATGGCTTGGATAATTTCGGGGCTGTTAACAAGCATATACATCAACCGCTGTGATAAAAACTTAGCTGATTTTAAACCAAATTGGCTAAAAACCAAGCGCCAATCCGGCGAATATTGGCTGCAAAGATTGCAGTCTAGTCACAAACTCAAGGTGCTAGCTGCGGCGATTATCAAATGCTGGTGGGTTTGGCTGGCTAAACACACGCGTACCGGTGTTTTCTAAGCGCCAAGCTTCCGCCTGCTCAAGCTTAAACTCACTGTTCAGCTGACCATTGTCGGCAATCGCCTCATGACCGGGATAGTTTTGTTTTAGCAGCGACAGACTTTGAGCTGATAAATCATTCATACCTAATAGGCTGTAGGCTTGAGCCATGACCGCTAGCCCATCACTGACGGCAGGAGATTCTTGAAAATTCTCAATCACGTATTTTCCGCGGTTAGCCGCAGCAAGATAGGCCCCGCGCTTGAAATAATAATTGGCAACATGCACTTCGTGTCTGGCCATCAGATTGCGTAAAAACCGCATGCGGCCTAATGAGTCTGCAGCAAAGCGGCTGTCTGGAAATTTATTCACCAGCTCTGAAAAGTCGTTATACGACTCTTGTGCCAGTCCTGGGTCGCGCTTGGATAAATCGATATTGAAAAACTTATCTAAGGAGCTGCGATTCATATCAAAACGCGCTAGGCCACGATAATAGTAAGCATAGTCAACTTCTGGGTGATCAGGGTGCAGTCGGATGAAGCGGTCTGCCGCAGTCATCGCCAATTCGTAATCATAGGCCTGATAGTAAGCGGTGATGATTTCAAGCTGTGATTGTTCAGCATACTGGCCAAACGGGAAACGGGTTTCTAACATTTGGTAGAGTTCGGCCGATTGAGCGAAGCGACCATCAATCATTAGCCTGCGGGCTTGTTCATACAGCTGATCTTCGCTGTAATAGTCATATTGTGATTTACCTTGCCCGGCACAGAAGCTTAAAAGTAAGCATAAAAATAGGGAGGCTAAGCGCTGCATAGTAAAACTCTAATTAAGGTGTCATTGTTATTCTTCGAGGTACAATATTTAAGCATATCTTGCTCGGCAACCCAAGGTAAACTGCGTTATAGGCCGACAAATTTGTTATTTGCCATTATAATGATCGGCTGTTTTTGAGAAAGAAAGCTATGTCTGCAAGTGAATCGATTCAATTAACCGCGTCTGTTCCAGAATCTATGGATCAACTTCGGCTTGATAAAGTCGCAGCCACTTTGTTTGCGCAATACTCCCGCTCGCGGATTCAAACTTGGATCAAGCAAGGCGCTTTAACGGTTGATGGCGAAGTACTGAAAAGCAAAGACAAAGTGTGTTTAGGTCAAACCTTGCAGATCAATGCCGTGCTGACAAAAGAGGTCGATGATGCAGCTGCGCAACCGATCGGTTTAGATATTATCTATGAAGATGATAGTTTAATCGTGCTGAACAAGCCGGCGAATTTAGTCGTACACCCTGCGGCGGGTCATCGTGATAATACCTTATTAAATGGTTTATTATTTCATTGTCCACAACTTGAGCAGTTACCCCGTGCTGGCATAGTGCATCGCCTTGATAAAGACACAACAGGCTTGATGGTCGTTGCCAAGACATTGGCCGCTCACAATGCATTAGTGACACAACTGCAGGCGCGAACCGTTAGCAGACAATATTATGCGCTGGTTCAGGGGGTAGTTACTGCCGGCGCTACAGTCAATGCCAATCTGGGGCGACACCCCAGCCAGCGACAAAAGCAGGCGGTGCTTGAATTTGGTGGCAAAGAGGCAGTTACTCATTATCGTGTCGTAGAAAAGTATCGCGCACATACCTTGGTACGTTGTCAATTAGAGACGGGGCGCACGCATCAAATCCGGGTGCATATGGCCCACGCTAGATTCCCTTTACTGGGTGATAAACTGTATGGTGGCAGGCCAAAGCTGCCCAAGGCTGCTAGTCAGGATCTGATAAAGGCATTGCAGGGCTTTCCTCGCCAAGCTTTGCACGCGTTTAAGCTGGGTCTGAATCATCCAGAAGATGATCAGTACTGCGAGTGGGAAATTCCTATCGCTGATGACATGCAGTCTCTACTAGCAGTCGTTAAGCAAGAGAGCGAAGCATATAATCAAGAGATGTAGCGTATGAGTTTTATTCGAGCCAGTTGGTCTGCGCCCGATGCCGTTGTGGCCGGCGTCAGTAACCGCTATGGCGGTGTTTCATTACCGCCCTTCAATAGTTTTAATCTGGCATTACACGTTGGCGATGATCAGGTCGCGGTGAATGCCAATAGAGCCTTACTTGCGCAGCATCTTCGCCTGCCAGCGCAGAATATTCAATGGCTGGATCAAGTGCACGGTGGCAAAGTTATTGTGGCCGATCGCAACAGCCTCGCCACAACGCCGCGTGGTGATGCATTGGTAACCGCTGTGCCCGGTATTGCGTTGGCAATTATGACGGCTGATTGTTTGCCGATCTTACTCACCGATCCGCAGGGTAAGCAGGTTGCAGCTATTCATGCAGGTTGGCGTTCACTGGTCTCAGGTGTTATTGATAGTACGGTGGCTGCTATGCACGCTGAGCCTCAGTCTTTGCTCGCCTGGTTGGGGCCTGCTATTGGGCCGCGACAATATGAGGTAGGTGAGGACGTTAAAGAGGCGTTTTTGAATAGCGATTTTGGCGAG of the Pseudomonadales bacterium genome contains:
- the nadE gene encoding ammonia-dependent NAD(+) synthetase, with the translated sequence MLVNSPEIIQAMRVLPEIDPAAEVERRSQFIADQLQASGCKNLVLGISGGIDSATCGRLAQLAVNKLNTAADCTDFKFVAVRLPYDSQLDEDDAQLSIGFIQPSLTTTLNVKQGADSIHQETTEALQSLGLLEQQSEHQIDFAKGNVKARTRMVLQYELAALLPGGGLVLGTDHSAENITGFYTKWGDGACDIAPLFGLSKRQVRQIASFLGCPNTLIEKAPTADLETLNPQKADESALGLSYDQIDDFLEGKSVSSNVEQSLVKIYNRTEHKRQPIPTIYD
- a CDS encoding outer membrane protein assembly factor BamD; translated protein: MQRLASLFLCLLLSFCAGQGKSQYDYYSEDQLYEQARRLMIDGRFAQSAELYQMLETRFPFGQYAEQSQLEIITAYYQAYDYELAMTAADRFIRLHPDHPEVDYAYYYRGLARFDMNRSSLDKFFNIDLSKRDPGLAQESYNDFSELVNKFPDSRFAADSLGRMRFLRNLMARHEVHVANYYFKRGAYLAAANRGKYVIENFQESPAVSDGLAVMAQAYSLLGMNDLSAQSLSLLKQNYPGHEAIADNGQLNSEFKLEQAEAWRLENTGTRVFSQPNPPAFDNRRS
- the rluD gene encoding 23S rRNA pseudouridine(1911/1915/1917) synthase RluD, with product MSASESIQLTASVPESMDQLRLDKVAATLFAQYSRSRIQTWIKQGALTVDGEVLKSKDKVCLGQTLQINAVLTKEVDDAAAQPIGLDIIYEDDSLIVLNKPANLVVHPAAGHRDNTLLNGLLFHCPQLEQLPRAGIVHRLDKDTTGLMVVAKTLAAHNALVTQLQARTVSRQYYALVQGVVTAGATVNANLGRHPSQRQKQAVLEFGGKEAVTHYRVVEKYRAHTLVRCQLETGRTHQIRVHMAHARFPLLGDKLYGGRPKLPKAASQDLIKALQGFPRQALHAFKLGLNHPEDDQYCEWEIPIADDMQSLLAVVKQESEAYNQEM
- the pgeF gene encoding peptidoglycan editing factor PgeF — translated: MSFIRASWSAPDAVVAGVSNRYGGVSLPPFNSFNLALHVGDDQVAVNANRALLAQHLRLPAQNIQWLDQVHGGKVIVADRNSLATTPRGDALVTAVPGIALAIMTADCLPILLTDPQGKQVAAIHAGWRSLVSGVIDSTVAAMHAEPQSLLAWLGPAIGPRQYEVGEDVKEAFLNSDFGENALKAFKPVAGHEYKYYANLYRLAKMRLRQLGVTHITGRKYCTLSEQQWFSYRRDGETGRMASFIMIR